A part of Arachis hypogaea cultivar Tifrunner chromosome 12, arahy.Tifrunner.gnm2.J5K5, whole genome shotgun sequence genomic DNA contains:
- the LOC112730638 gene encoding putative disease resistance RPP13-like protein 1, whose protein sequence is MVAELVGGAFLSSFLNVLFDRLSDDKFVKWIRGKKLDQNLLERLETILNVVEAVLNDAEKKQITVHAVKRWLQNLQDAVYDADDLLDEITTKAAIQEDPGNFLSRIFNSQDRDMVVTRIEEVIARLEGIAKHKDILGLENIAAKNMSGRILSTSLVKKSDMFVGRDKERDAIVKLLLDDTNNGDLSVIPIVGMGGIGKTTLAKLVYNDVKVKQKFHVKAWVCVGEEEFDVLKMTKTVIKKTGSSCHSSDLDTVQNHLKDELAGKKFLVVIDDVWSSNREGWGSFLTPFECGSEGGHILVTTRLDRVASMVKTNHNQPLNLSFLHEEDCWLVFAKHAFFPTESRDRSTLEIVGRKIVEKCKGLPLAVQTLGGLLRTKDHERDWIDVLNSKIWEFSEDESSILPALKISYHYLPSYLKRCFVYCSLFPKDYEFERDELVLLWMAEGLLQQPKGGSTLQEVGYKYFNDLASRAFFQHSNSLENSFVMHDLMHDLSIFYGGKCFSRTIELKTAYMHDACSRHLSYDSSMNALFSKILEECESLKNARTLLIFDKWHDSSEKFDPCGLLAQLKHVRVLSFKFFPLDTLPDSIGELIHLRYLDLSGAPIVTLPKSMTNLYNLQTLKLSNCTRLEKLPINMQGLVNLRHLDVSYTPILVLPESLSELYNLHTVGNKECKGLKKLPSRMQDLINLRHLHIEYTNLEEMPKGMSKLKDLQILCHYIVGKHEENGIEELGELVNLQRSLSIEKLENVVDSSEAWKARMVDKKYISHLCLEWSSGEDSDIVDSQIEKDVLAKLEPHKDLKRLSLWGYRGTMFPDWVGQSSYHNMTKLELLGCRNCWVLPSLGQLPSLIRLEISHCEKLKMIGGEFYQETPFRSLKHLSFFYMPCWEEWESFECDEDDAPFPQLEHLSIVNCPKLRGDLPTFLPSLKLLCIEECEELGCYLPRAPMLRHSQIYGAKEARIRELPLSMLQTLSIDGEQQVEYVFDAMIHTQPTSLAELRILNCSSAISFPGDSLPPSLQELSIKDCKNVEFPMQQQQYESLTSLEIDNSCDSLTSFPLSAFPNLRSFIIARRENLTSLGELSQSQSLRELRVEECPKLENIRLPASLSRLFIIKCGLLGEGIERKDPHIWPSISHTPHIFVNGRSIRNDSTS, encoded by the exons ATGGTTGCAGAACTTGTTGGAGgagcttttctctcttctttcctcaATGTTCTTTTTGACAGGTTGTCCGATGATAAGTTTGTCAAATGGATTCGAGGAAAGAAGCTTGACCAGAATCTGCTAGAAAGGTTGGAGACAATTCTGAACGTGGTTGAAGCTGTGCTGAATGATGCTGAGAAGAAACAGATCACTGTCCATGCTGTCAAGAGGTGGCTTCAAAATCTTCAAGATGCTGTTTATGATGCTGATGACTTGTTGGATGAAATTACCACCAAAGCTGCCATTCAAGAGGATCCAGGTAACTTCCTGTCTCGTATCTTCAATTCACAAGATAGGGATATGGTTGTTACTAGGATTGAAGAAGTCATTGCTAGACTAGAGGGTATTGCAAAACACAAAGATATCCTTGGTCTGGAAAATATTGCAGCCAAGAATATGTCTGGGAGGATTCTATCAACCTCACTAGTTAAAAAATCTGATATGTTTGTTGGGAGGGACAAAGAGAGGGATGCTATAGTGAAATTGTTGTTAGATGATACTAACAATGGTGATTTGTCTGTGATTCCCATAGTAGGCATGGGTGGGATAGGCAAAACTACTCTGGCAAAATTGGTTTATAATGATGTCAAAGTGAAGCAAAAATTTCATGTTAAAGCATGGGTTTGTGTTGGTGAGGaggaatttgatgttcttaagATGACAAAGACTGTGATAAAAAAAACTGGTAGTTCTTGTCACTCAAGTGATTTAGATACAGTTCAAAATCATTTGAAGGATGAGCTAGCAGGGAAAAAATTCTTGGTTGTTATAGATGATGTATGGAGCAGTAATCGTGAGGGTTGGGGAAGTTTTCTAACtccttttgaatgtggaagtgagGGAGGTCATATCCTTGTAACAACCCGTCTTGATCGAGTTGCTTCTATGGTGAAAACTAATCATAATCAACCTCTCAATTTGAGTTTCTTGCATGAGGAAGATTGTTGGCTAGTGTTTGCAAAACATGCATTTTTTCCTACTGAATCTAGAGACCGTTCAACTTTAGAAATTGTTGGTAGAAAAATTGTTGAAAAGTGTAAAGGGTTACCATTGGCTGTTCAAACACTTGGGGGATTATTAAGAACAAAAGATCATGAAAGGGATTGGATTGATGTTTTGAATAGCAAAATTTGGGAGTTTTCTGAAGATGAGAGTAGCATTCTTCCTGccttaaaaattagttatcattaCCTCCCTTCATACTTAAAACGTTGCTTTGTTTATTGTTCTTTATTCCCAAAAGACTACGAATTCGAAAGAGATGAACTGGTGTTATTATGGATGGCAGAAGGTCTTTTGCAGCAACCAAAGGGCGGCAGCACTTTACAAGAAGTTGGTTATAAATATTTTAACGATTTGGCTTCAAGAGCATTTTTTCAACATTCTAACTCTCTTGAAAATTCATttgtgatgcatgatctcatgcatGATTTATCGATATTCTATGGTGGGAAGTGCTTTTCTAGAACCATTGAACTCAAAACTGCATATATGCATGATGCTTGTTCTCGTCATCTTTCATATGATAGTAGCATGAATGCTTTGTTCTCAAAGATATTGGAAGAATGTGAAAGCTTAAAAAATGCAAGGACATTGCTGATATTTGATAAATGGCATGATTCCTCAGAGAAATTTGATCCTTGTGGCTTACTTGCACAGTTGAAGCATGTAAGagttttgtcatttaaattctttccACTTGATACATTGCCTGATTCAATAGGTGAGTTGATCCATTTGCGTTATTTGGATCTCTCTGGTGCACCTATCGTGACATTGCCCAAGTCAATGACTAACTTGTACAATTTACAAACATTGAAGTTGAGTAATTGTACAAGACTAGAAAAGCTTCCAATCAACATGCAGGGTCTTGTAAATTTGCGTCATTTGGATGTCTCTTATACGCCTATTTTGGTATTGCCCGAGTCATTGAGCGAATTGTACAATTTACATACTGTTGGGAATaagga GTGTAAAGGACTAAAAAAGCTTCCAAGCAGGATGCAAGATCTTATAAATCTACGCCATCTCCATATTGAATATACTAATTTAGAAGAGATGCCTAAAGGGATGAGCAAATTGAAAGACTTGCAGATTTTATGTCACtacattgttggaaagcatgAAGAGAATGGGATAGAGGAATTGGGAGAACTTGTAAATCTTCAACGGTCACTCAGTATTGAGAAATTAGAGAATGTGGTTGATAGCAGTGAAGCTTGGAAGGCAAGGATGGTTGATAAGAAATACATCAGTCATTTATGTTTGGAGTGGTCATCAGGTGAAGATAGTGATATTGTTGATTCCCAAATCGAAAAAGATGTACTTGCCAAATTAGAACCTCACAAAGACTTGAAGAGGCTAAGCTTATGGGGTTACAGAGGTACCATGTTTCCGGATTGGGTAGGGCAGTCTTCGTACCACAACATGACTAAGTTGGAGCTGTTGGGATGCAGGAATTGTTGGGTGCTTCCTTCACTTGGACAGTTACCCTCTCTAATTAGATTGGAGATTTCACATTGTGAGAAGCTGAAGATGATTGGTGGTGAATTCTATCAGGAGACACCCTTCCGATCCCTTAAACATCTCTCATTTTTTTATATGCCTTGCTGGGAGGAATGGGAGTCATTTGAATGTGACGAAGATGATGCACCATTTCCTCAACTTGAGCATCTTTCGATAGTGAACTGTCCTAAGTTAAGAGGAGATCTCCCCACTTTCCTTCCGTCTTTGAAATTACTTTGCATTGAAGAATGCGAGGAGCTTGGTTGTTATCTGCCAAGAGCTCCCATGTTGCGCCATTCACAAATATATGGCGCAAAGGAAGCAAGAATTCGGGAGCTACCACTTTCGATGTTGCAAACTCTATCCATTGATGGAGAGCAGCAAGTGGAGTATGTGTTTGATGCCATGATCCACACCCAACCAACCTCTCTCGCAGAGTTAAGAATCTTAAACTGCTCATCAGCCATATCATTTCCAGGGGATTCTCTGCCCCCTTCATTGCAAGAGCTATCAATCAAGGATTGCAAGAATGTGGAATTCCCAATGCAACAGCAACAATATGAGTCACTAACGAGTCTTGAAATAGACAACAGCTGTGATTCACTTACATCCTTCCCATTGTCAGCGTTCCCAAATCTCAGGTCCTTCATAATTGCAAGACGAGAAAATTTGACATCTCTAGGGGAGTTGTCACAGTCACAGTCCCTTCGAGAATTACGGGTTGAAGAATGTCCTAAGCTGGAGAACATAAGGTTGCCTGCCTCTTTAAGTCGACTCTTCATTATTAAATGTGGGTTGTTGGGTGAAGGCATAGAGAGGAAGGATCCCCACATTTGGCCATCCATTTCCCACACCCCCCACATTTTTGTTAATGGGAGATCGATTCGCAATGACTCAACATCTTAA